The Gouania willdenowi chromosome 14, fGouWil2.1, whole genome shotgun sequence nucleotide sequence ttaatgtgcatTATGTAAAACATATTTCCCCTCCCTTGTCATATTCAGGCctgctttttcaaataaataatttagaCTACTTAAGCCTATGCTGGTATTTAAGGATGCGGCCGcttttaacattgttttgtttgttcccTTAAAGATATTTGAGTTGGGATCACAACCTCACACTACTCAAACATGTTGcctatttcatgtttttgtgttttttttttttcggatttCAGGCCCTTGAGTTTTCAAAGGCTCAAACTACTCTTGCTGGTATTTAAAAATGCATAGATACCTGTGTTCTAACACCAGCCCCATCCATCCAAACCCTCCCTCTGCACTTTTAACTGCTGCCACTTTAGCAAACCCAGAGGACGAGGCGCTAACGAAGTGGAGGGTCATTAAagtttgagctgctgcttctttAAAGGAAAATCAGTCGTTGACCAATAAAGGCAGGACTGATGTGAGAGGGAAGAGTTGCTCATTTACAAATGGAAGAGTGACAACTGATGGTCAAAGGTTAGATCGTAGTGCTGGAGATTATTTGAGAATTTAAGAAAAGCttaggattgttttttttttttcaacctgaggggtcgtgaccccatgtgcaGTTGCcaggaaataaaatggggtcacctgaaatgtctagttacaataaaataaaatttaaaaaaggactgattaaaattatatttttacatttaaattgtttttttttttttttttttaaaaatgtactttttaaaataaaaacaaaaattaaaatgaaaaatataaaactttgaaatttaaaaaaactacttaaatgtttaaaaattgaACTCttctacaataaaaaaaaccaatacatTATATCACAAATGTATATACAGTGCATTAAGAGGCTGAAAACTCAGAgcttaaataatgttttttgtttttttttaattaaaacaatctCATACAACtgtgttctatactttcactttctcaaatataaatctagttcaaataaaacgcagtataaaaatatctgagctcgcGCTTATCAtctgtgcactaatcctggctactctgtatttgtaactcaaacctttttggcgTTTGTTTTTCGTGCTATGattgtaacagatttaactatAAAATGAGGCAGTATCCACTAAGCCCTTCCCCTGCATGTCTGTCCTCTAGGCCACACGCTTGGGTCTGATCAGGCCTCCCACTGGTCGAGGGCGGGGTCGCGGAAAGATGGCAGGAGAGCACGGCCCAATGTACGCGGGCCGCGGCAGGAGCCGAACTCGTGACGCATCTCGCGGTGGGATCGTGAATCGCATGGTGGTCGACCACAGACCCAGAGCCCTGGCCATTAGCGGGGTTACTCAGGAGGAAAAGGAGGAACTGATGCCGCACTTTGTGGTAAGAACATGAGATTTCCTGCAATTCTACACATCAAAACACAGCTttgatatgaaaaaaatctgaatggTTTTAAACTGTGCTCCTTTAAAAATTGTGGTTTATGTAATTTAACCCTTCCGTCATTCGTAGAAATTCGGTGAGATCGAGGACCTTCGAGACCAAGATACTAATAGTGTTGTCATGACTTTTAAGACTCGAATTGAAGCAGAAAATGTAAGTATTCCTTCATTTTTAAGAAGTAAAATGAATCAATGAGAAACAATGCATCGCCGTCATTTATTACAATCCTTTTCcctgttttatttcacttttattcagGCTGCAAACCACGGCGCTAAGTTCAAAGGTCGCGTTCTGCAGATATCCTGGTACAAGCCTAAGACGCCCTCAGTTACAACAGAACCAGAGGAGGAAGAGGCTAAAGATGAAGACAACATGGtaccacacacgcacaaacactgctttccagactgtttttttttttgttaaagaaaaaaaaaagagggcgactaacattttaaagatttagttATATCCACAGATTTTACTTGCTTATTTCTTTTCTGGCGCTTGTTAATTTTTTACCACTACCCCCAGTGGAAACCCAGTGCGAGCCTCTCAGTACTAAGAGCTTCTTTGCCCCATGAGTGAAGCTGCATTACTGTCAGGTGAAATCCCTGCTGCatgctgtagtttttttttgttttgtttttctgtttaaagcTGTAATCTTCCCCCAATGGAGAGTAAGTTGTGACCTCAAAACAAATCCCATCactttgttaatgtttgtgGAACTCTCCAAAAAATGATCAGTGAAGTTAGaagatttttaaaatgcatataAAGACACATCGTAATAATCTTTATCTTACTGCTGTAACTGACTTTGGAAAAAACTGCATCTAAATCTATTGATCATTGATTTGTTTGAACAGAAGGATGCTCGCGCCTACTTGCCAggtgaagaggaggaagaggaggaggaggaggaggatgaagatgaagacGACGAATATGAGAGTCGGTCTTGGAGGCGATGAGGTCGGGACTCGTGTACCCAACCAAGACAAAGGAGACTCCACCCCCTCGTTGTCTGTTTTCTTTGCAGTATTTTTCTGGACGAAGTCATTTTTAGATTCTAATCAAAAGTTTGTTGTGTTCCTCAGACGACTTATTTAAAACCCTCTCACTTTTGCTGAGAAAGAAAAACCATAGGTTGTTCTTATAGATAGAGAAACATGTATGCTTCTGTGTGCTTCACCAGATGATTCATATCAGTAATGCACAACATTTGTGTCTACTGTGAATAGgtatttttatacaaacttgtatttaagctcttttttttcttcttcttcttcttctcacaccagtttgtctttttttttttttcatttggaaaaACTGAGAACTTTTTCTGAGGCTACCAGAAAgatctatttatttttccacatgGTAAATACGCTGGGATTGTcatctcccccccccccccccaattctgcaattacaattattcaatttagaaaaaaaaagacttcctTTCATGACATAATTGTCAGTGCAGGtacagaagtaaaaaaaaaagtgcaatagaACAAACCTCTGCAATGTTTACAACTCGCTGTGTCACGTCACAATATACTGAAGTAGTGATTATTTACTTTCTGCCCACTTTAGTTTACTTCTTCACTCATTGTCCAGTATcactctgtacacacacacacacacaccttttccACGAGTGTGgaacattttcactttttctacTCCGTCGTCACCCAAAGGGGCCGACAGGATAAAGATCAGATCATCCCATTTCAAAAATGTGAGGTCCAGGTGTTTGAATGTAATACTGAACAGTTGATGttaatatatataagtatatgGATAAATATATTGTTATGACAAAATTACTTTGCCTTACACCGTAAGAAAAATTGCTGGATTTTTTCAGGAttactttttgtaaatttttataAGTGCTTGAAAAATGGAATTACTGTTGTTACATTCTTggttaatgtctttttttttttttttttttttggttttttttcttaaatgaaaaaaaaaaaaaaaaaagtacaatataCGGTTTTCATAGAATACCAACTCTAAAGTTGCACGTTTTGTTCAGAGCCAAGCACCTCTCGATATTCATTTTTGCATCTTTGCAGTGTCTGACCAAAATCTCACTGTAACAGAATAACCACATTGTGtatatccaattttttttttcttcttaatactgttttgttttttgtttctttatccTCGGGCTGGGAGGATGTGaatttgtaaaaagaaaaaaaaagtgacataaTTAAGAAATTACATTTTCCCACCATTATTCCCAGCTGAGAAGGCACTTGCATGAGTAACACCTGGAAGATTAACCACATTAATTTTGTCCCTTCTTATGTACGCTACTGTCACACGCGtgtaaaaattgtaaaatgtttATTGGATAATAGTTTTGGATTTGTTACTGTTTATATTTGCAGGATGTGGATGTATTTTCTTCATGTGTTTTCCTTTGTAAAGAAATTGATTTCTAATTTACAAGCATGTTTGCTTttgccaataaaaaaaatggaggaaTGGGGTGCTTgtaacaagattaaaaaaaaaaaaaaaaagaagattatATCAATTGAataagagggggaaaaaaatcaatttggaaaaaaaaaaaaaaaaaacatgatcagcATTGATAAACAAGGGGAGGGGGGGAAATGCAAGCAAAAGCATTCCAGAAAAAATTTAACCTTAAACTCTtgtgtggtgtgtttttttgcttcatCTACTTCTTTTATTCATATAATTATTTTACATGAAATTTCAAATATTCAGTATTTCAAACACGTTTATGAGGAAGTTAACGGCATCTTTTTGATTACTTAAATTGAGGTGTTCTTACTCTAGTTGGCAGCAATGAattcaaagaaagaaaaagacactCTTAGTTGTGGAAATTTGAAAGTGTACAAATAAAGccttataaataattaaatatatatattttatcatagtaatgattttaataatttggaaatacatttatgtTGGTACCAAAAATAGTAATCTACATATTTAGCAAAGTACAGTACACCCATTATAGGCTGTTAAATTTGTATGTTTAGGGTCAAACAATAACTCACAGGGCTTTGATAGGCTGCTAATCATTCATACAATAAATCAGggattttcaaacttttttggctcacgtAACCCcattctctaacttttgaacacattttgctcagaattctgtgaaaaaacaactatagagcataatgatggaatgaatgagtgataacacacatttttggtgtcattttgttgttttttgtctgtttatatTATTCGGTATAttgttctcttattttgtgtgttatttaaattattctctcagtgtgtgtgtgtttggtgtggtTGTTTCTAATGTCAATTTGTACATTTCTCtgtcacttttgtgtatttttgtctcagTAAGTGtgtctttattgttgttttgtgtgttgctagGAATTTTTAGTATGATCGTTTTtaactagagctgggcgattttgccccCGAAAAAAATTCTCTGATTTTTTTACAggagcttcaattttctgattaagaaatcagatgactacatattttataacatcacaattaaaaataataataaactcttctgGCTcgcatcgcgctacggtaacccacaaggacagaatgtgaaaaagtccaaaaaaactggtgggaaaaaataaatatatatatatatattttttttaactcaaatttgcaaaataaaaatctttttttttttatctacaaattcgattaaattgattttttgccctgcccttcttttttttttttttaaatgtttttatatatatctttaatgccttcatttgtaaatttctactctctctttctctctcaagtaccggCCCTGTAGTGCgccgcgtacccccatttgagaaaccccgCAATAGATTGTCTCCATATAGAGGAGTGATCTGATTGAATATGTTTAGTGTCCATCTCCGAAACACAATAGTTCACCAGAAAACAAGACAAAGTTCAACATTACCCTATAGTCTAGAATCATCCTCATCTCCTTGTATTAATCAATGTTTAATATTACAGGTGGTGATTAGTCCGGAAGTGCTCACGAGGCGTTTACGTTCTGTGGTCCGTACAAACACGTGCAGAGTAACAACCAATCACACGGTGAGCGGCCATGATGACAATACCGCGACAAGCGTGAATATTTTTCACTAAACAGAGCTGACAGAGGAAAATGGCGTGTAGTAAGGTACATACTTGCGGTTTTAAAGCATCTTCTTTTTGTGATTCCAACGACATATCCAGGTCTTTTAGCGCCAGGCTGAACGCAGCTCCGAACGGCTTCTCCGCGGCgggcgccatgtttgttttgacactgtTTGGTGTTTATttgctctgattggctcggtCTTTTTCGAGCCGAGGAAATGAGCAGAAACTGCGGTTTTTATatctatttttaattaataaatttttgtttgtttgtttgattgaacACAAATTAGCTATTACAATAAAGGGCACCATATGTCATATGAAATTATTGATACCAAAATGCACATCTGTACAGATAATAGATCAGAGAAATACGATGACACACAATAACTAAGGATAAAAGGAAAGAGAACTATGAAAACGACCCAactaagaaaagaagaagaaaaaaaaacgcacgcttgtagactacgtcacttttTTCACTTgcaatctttacgacagagctcctgggacgtAATATTTGAACGCAAACCGTCCATATGACATATGctaaatattttacaaagtgtctagagatacgTTAAACACAGTCATAGCCCGCAGGGCGTTTcaggaccttttctacataagcataAAATTCCTGTATTTTCACCGTTTCAGGATGGCCAAGTGGTCTAAGGCTCCGCACTCAAGAATTAGTGCGGAGCCTTAAATCCACTTTTGACATAcacattttttcataataacatatttatcatggaaaatttcacctttaaaaatacatatccgacaaaaataattattttaggGTGTTTCCTGGGTTacggttagggctaaaatagaagggttagcggggtagctaaaaataagcTATGAGCTAAAATGCAACTGACAGAACTTTAGGTcacatggtgcacctatcacacCACCTAAACTATGCTTAGAGTGGCAGTCTATGGATATGtttaacgtatccatagccacggccaacattttaatagtacacatgtaaatgtgactgtttttgttgtgtttttaattgttaattaaaaatatatatatatatacaaaaaggaaaaatcagCGCGAGTCAATACAAAAACTTATCGAAACACAATGCAAAAcactgacaatcaaaaaccaaagagaaagcaaaataaaaaaaacaaataaatcggaattcactctatacatacatttctaattattcttaaatagcagggtttcaacattttaaatcgTACACAAAGTGCTGTAAAATAAGGTGATATTACCATACGGCTTATCGCCAGGATGACAATTCCCTGAACAAGTCCTGCAAACAGAAGTCCTTGATGGAGCATGAGCACTATTGCTATAATTATTTACTATTTCTCATCTAACTACCATTCATTTCAGTATAATATTGCCACCGTTGAGAAATTCATGCCCCCATTGTGCCACccaatagcttttttttttttaagatccgCCCCTGATGGCTCGAAGCACAggtaaatctaaaaataaataaatagatttgaatattattgaaaaggttcaatattttttttgtcactcgTTTGAGACTCACAACActgagtgaaatatttcaagcctttttttCCTGAAGTTTTGAAGATTGAGGCTTGCAGATAATAAAAACCCAAAACGGACACAAGATCCACTGCTTAACGTTTAACAGACATTACTAGGGATGGGACGATATACAATACTGGGCCCACGATACGAGACGATATTCATGGGAatggaaaaagacaaaagaaatgcagtttGAAAATCATCCAAACTTTAAACATTACCTTTCGGTTTCTTAAATCTGCACTGTTGTCTTTCATTTTCATAATCATTATCCAAAGACTGAGGCATGCAGATTACAAATGTTTGCCCACTCTCTGTGTGTCTTTACCCTGTAGTAGTGTATCCTCCCTAACCCTTGCTTTgtagacaaaacacacaaagaaagactTTGAAATTGCCATGCTGAGGTCCAAACTGTATAATAAGTAATATAACTAACGTTATAAAGACATTTTCCAACGTGCTCCTCCATTTTTATCTGTGGCCTCATCCCATCCTAGTGGGACTGTTGCCTTTTTGGAATCCCACCATCAGACAACAGAGGCATAATGAAGCACAGTGAATAATGCATGGCACTCACTACTTTAGGAAGTCAAGTGAAAACACTTAGACTCTGTTTAGCCTATAATTAAAAGACTTTCAGCTTCTCTGAAGAAAAGGTTTTAGGGTGTTTCCAACTGGTCCCATTGAGACAGTGACTGAGGGTGAACCAGTGAAGGTCTCAGGCCACTGAAGACATAGATCGCGGGAAACAATGGAAAAAcaaaagtgatttttaaaagACATTAGGTATGTCGACACTGCTTAACACTATGTTGAACATCTCACTGtgtctgtatttttttctctctcaaaacAATGTCATGTTTAAAAGTTAAGGATGTGACAaaagtcttttattttaaaatcaatgtaaccCTCTTTCCAGAGTTTTTTCTCCTATAACTGCAGCTCTGAGACTTGGACTAAAACATCTATATATTCTTTAATCTGCATAATGAAGAAGATCACACAGGCTTGGTAATGGATGCCTGCCACTGGACCATTAAATTATTCACAGTCTGGGAAACCCGAGAGTTGACCGGCAGGATCGGATGGACTCACTGTGTCATTGGCCCACCTTTGCCTATACCTGGGAGCTCTTTGGTTCCAGCCCACCACCTTAAGGCTTACTTTAGTTTGAACCTGCAGTTTTTAGGCCTACCCTTCTAATAAGTGTTTGGGTGGGGACACGAGCCAAAAAGAAATCTGCAGACTTTAGATCCAGAGTGAATCTGCACAGAAATGTATCCAGACTAAATAAGTACAGTTTCCCCCAAAAAACcctggagaacatgcaaacacctTACAATAATATCCAGAAGTGACAACTagaccaaaaaccaaaaatgattaACATATTTATTCATGTTGACTGCAAAAATGTGCATCGATGCGTTGTTTAAcattgtaaattcatgattaaATCAGGAAGCAGGCCgctttcctcttctttttttctgcataCCATACATGAACTTCTGGGCTCAAGTGTCGcgtcaccatttacattgtgaagaagaattgcacaacagaagaagaaccaacctaaagtctcaaaagtttgggaccatttcactgaagacttatactacacacatgaggtagaactaacatctgtaaCATGAAACtataacagtaatatgttagagtcaaagcagaagaaaactgttttataaaataaaatctcaataacatttcaacatggctTCAAAACTGTTTTGAACcccgcaaactctgcgtatgatTGTGAGATCCACCATCACCCTAAATTGAACTTTAAAAATTATCCAatggatttagaaaaaaaatgctttagcTATAATAAAGATTTTCCACAGGACCGCATTAATTGTTTGAATGTCAGCAAATAAACCATAGGGTAGGGTTTGTAGAAAACTGAATCGTCTTGAGACCACCTGTGCATTTTGAAACATCAAATTGCATAACAGAGAACgctttaaaagaaaattaaataaacattctcTTCTTTAGGAACATGCCTGAAAACGTGCGCGACCAGCTTTAGCGTTTTTTTAGGAAACCTCCTTCATTACGCACGGTGCTGCAACCTGTAAACTGAGCAGGGGAGCcggggagagggagggggaagggTGGGGGTGAGGATGGATGGAGGTGGGGTGGGGGGACGCGCAGGACGCCGAACAGCTCAGTCTGCTGAAGGAGCGCTGGAGGAGCACGCTCCGGTGGAGGCCGTCCTACTCGGGTGGCTCGCTctgtgaggatgatgatgatgaccatGAATGGGAAGCAGCAGCACTTCTCCATGCACCCGGGCCTGCACGAGCACAAGTTCCCCGGCCTGCACGCGGGCTCGGAGGGGGTGCGCAGAGTGTGCGTGTCTGCCCCGCAGGTACGTAACGTTCCTGGGTGGGAGAGGGAGAAGAGATTGGGAGGGGGGTTAATCACTAGGAATGTCCTGGGAATGTGTGTAGTTGATTTGACAGGACTTTGTTCCATCCCTCCCTCCCTATCTCTCTCTCCCTgtgtcccccccccccgctcATGCTTTCATATGAATTTTTATGACCTGCGCTTTGAGGAGGGTTCACTGCTTGCCTTTGGAAAATGTTTTTAGATCCTGAGAGCAGTCTGACACTATTCCCCACTGACTCCACTATGCGCACTCTTGCTTGCAGTTGCAGGGCAATATATTCGGAGGCTTTGATGAGAGCCTGTTGGCTCGGGCAGAGGCTCTGGCAGCTGCTGACACCATTGTCTCTCACGGCAAGAGTCACCCGTTCAAACCAGACGTGACTTACCATACCATGAGCAGTGTCCCCTGCACCTcagcctcctcttcctcatccacGGCGGTGCCCATCATCTCCCACCATCAACACCAGCAGCACCACCTGGGTCAGAGCCTGGAGGCCGGGGACCTCCTGGAACACCTCTCCAGCAGCCTGCAGGCAGTGACTGCAGGGATGGGAGCTCCAGAGCCTCCAGCTGCACCAccacaccaccatcatcatcatcaccaccaccaccagcaccCTCACCACCACCTGCAGACCATGGGGCAGCTGCACCAGGCGATGCAGGCCACCATGGCGCACCCGCACTCCCTGTCCGTGCACGGAGGCATGGCGTGCGTCAACGACGTGGAGTCCGATCCCAGGGAGCTGGAGGCGTTCGCAGAGCGATTCAAACAGAGGAGGATCAAACTGGGGGTGACCCAGGCAGATGTCGGCTCAGCCCTGGCCAACCTGAAAATCCCCGGCGTGGGATCGTTGAGCCAGAGCACCATCTGCAGGTTCGAATCCCTCACCTTGTCCCACAACAACATGATCGCACTGAAGCCTGTTCTTCAAGCCTGGTTGGAGGAAGCGGAAGCTGCGCATCGGGAAAAAAGCAACAAACCGGACCTTTTCAACGGGGCCGAGCGGAAAAGAAAGCGCACATCCATCGCAGCGCCTGAAAAGCGCTCCTTGGAGGCTTACTTTGCCATCCAACCTCGGCCATCATCCGAGAAAATAGCGGCGATCGCGGAGAAACTGGACTTGAAAAAGAACGTGGTTCGAGTCTGGTTCTGTAACCAACGGCAAAAACAGAAACGGATGAAGTACTCCGCTGTGCACTGAGCGTCACACATATAAATAAAAGAGCCTAATACATTTTTGATCGAGTGATTAATAATAGCCTATAACTAACAAACAGGGAATCATCGTCTGCTCGATCCAAACGGACTTCCAAACGGTTTCACTCACTTTTAATGCACTTATTCTAATGGACTCAAATGTGTAAACgaggcttttttgtttttgtttgtttgttgttatatttttttgcacatacactaaCTATGGAATTTCACCCAGACTTTTGGTCACATTCAGggattttaattcatttttaaccaCTCCAGTGAATTCATTTAAAAGCTGCTAATGAGGTGTTTTCACATATGTCTACACTGAAGGATTTTGTGTGAACTTTTTTTGTCGTGCACCTCTGTGAACTATACCTCAAACTATAtattttcaccctttttatTAAGACTTTTGAGGACAATatgctcacttttttttttttaatctgcgaTGACGCACAAAACCCAGTAGTTTATTCACAAATAATCCATGGACACTAAATCTATTCATCctgttgattttaaaaatggaaatgaCACCTAATTATATATGAGGCACAACTGTGTGGCTTTGGCTGCtgctatgttatttatttattttttaagtattttaatcCTCACCTTtgatttcacttttaaaaaatgtgtgagtTTTAAACCTATTAAATTATTGCATATTTTCTACGATTTATTTGAGGTGATTTTATTCTTCAATTTAGAGGCCCACGTGTTTTACTTTTACGCATCAAAAATCGTTGtaaagtgtttgttttgaaaagatctcacatgtttcttttatttataatCCCCCTAACCTCGGCAGGGATTAAATATGTATCGTCGTATATGATACAAGGAGCAGATAAAACATAATGTTCACACTGTGGGGTGAAGGAAAAGGCGTCCCGGTCCCTCCTGCACCAAACAGAACCTTTCTCTGTAATTAGTGCTGTTTTGAAGTGCACTTTTAATTATGGATGCCTTCATGTCGCCCGGC carries:
- the pou4f3 gene encoding POU domain, class 4, transcription factor 3, which codes for MMMMTMNGKQQHFSMHPGLHEHKFPGLHAGSEGVRRVCVSAPQLQGNIFGGFDESLLARAEALAAADTIVSHGKSHPFKPDVTYHTMSSVPCTSASSSSSTAVPIISHHQHQQHHLGQSLEAGDLLEHLSSSLQAVTAGMGAPEPPAAPPHHHHHHHHHHQHPHHHLQTMGQLHQAMQATMAHPHSLSVHGGMACVNDVESDPRELEAFAERFKQRRIKLGVTQADVGSALANLKIPGVGSLSQSTICRFESLTLSHNNMIALKPVLQAWLEEAEAAHREKSNKPDLFNGAERKRKRTSIAAPEKRSLEAYFAIQPRPSSEKIAAIAEKLDLKKNVVRVWFCNQRQKQKRMKYSAVH